The window CCATGGGGACGACGGCGTTGGCCCAGACCTTCGGTTTCCCGTCCTGGTCCCTCTGGATGCGGCCGACGACCAAGACCGCGGCGTCCTTTTCGATGGACCCCTGATACCTTTTGAAGCACTCGTTGAAGAGGAGAACGTCCACCCGGGCTTCGAGGTCCTCGAGGACCAGGAGCCCGAACATCTCCCCTTTCTTGCTTTTCTTCTGGCTCCACTGGCCCACCACCCCTCCCACCGTGATCTCCGAGTCGGGGGGGGCATCGGCAAGCTCCACGATGTGGTGGGAGGCGAAGCGGCGAAGCATCTCCTGCTTCTCCACCAGGGGGTGGCCGCTCAGATAGAACCCAAGGCTCTCCTTCTCTCGGGCGAACTTCTCCGCGTCGGACCACGGGGTCCCTCGGGTGTAAGCCTCCGGCTCGGGCGAGTCCTCTCCTCCGAAGAGGCCCGCCTGGCCGCGGAGACGGTCTTCCTGATAGCGGACGGCCGAGGCCATGGCCGCGTCCAGGGAGGCCAAGAGGTCCCACCTGGGTACCCCGAAGCAGTCCATGGCCCCTGACTGGACGAGGTTCTCCAGCACCCGCCGGTTGGCGTGGAAGCGGTCCACTTCCCTGCAAAACCGGAAGAGGTCGGGAAAGGGCCCCACCCTTCGCCGCGCCTCGAGGATGGCCTCCACGGAGTTGAGGCCGACGTTCTTGATGGCCGAGAGGCCGTACCGGATGGCGCCCTCCTCGATGCTGAATCCCACCTGGCTCCGGTTGACGTCGGGCGGGAGCAGAGGGATGCCCATCTCCCGGCACGAGTTCATGTATTTCATGACCTCGTCGGTGTGCTCCGCCCAGGCCGAAAGGGTCGCCGCCATGAAGTGCGTCGGGAAGTGGGCCTTGAGGTAGGCCGTCTGAAAGGCCACAAGCGCGTAAGCGGCCGAGTGGGATTTATTGAAGCCGTACCGGCCGAAGGTCTCCATGTGGTCGAAGAGTTCCCCCGCCCGCCCCTCGTCCACCCCGCGCTTGGCGCAGCCCTCCAGGAACAGCTTCCGCTGGACCTGCATGGCGGCGGCGTCCTTCTTGGACATGGCCTTCCGGAGGGTGTCCGCCTGGCCGAGGGTGAATCCCGCCAGCCGGTGGGCGATGAGCATGACTTGCTCCTGGTACACGATGACGCCCAGCGTCTCGTCCAGGATCTCCTTGACCTCCTTCACGGGGTATTCGACGGCCTCCCGCCCCTTCGCTCGGGAGATATACGTGTTGATCATCCCGGCGTCCAGCGGCCCCGGCCGGTAGAGCGCGTTCAACACGATGAGGTCCTCGAACCGCCGGGGTCCCAGCCTCCGCAGGATGTCCTTCATGCCGCCCGATTCGAACTGGAAGACGCCGTCCGTATCGCCCCGGCCGAAGAGCTCCAGGGTCTTGGGGTCGTCCAGGGGAATGGCGGCCAGGTCGGGGGGCTCTCCCCCCGAAAGGCGGATCAATTCCAGGGTGTCGTACAGCACGGTGAGGGTCCTGAGGCCCAGGAAGTCCATCTTGAGAAGGCCGAGGGACTCGATCTCGTCCTTGCTGTACTGGGTGGTGATGTCCTCCTTGCCCCCGGCGGTCTTGTGCAGGGGAAGGAATTCGGTGATGGGCCGGGGGGCGATGACGACGCCGGCGGCGTGTGTGGAGGCGTGCCGCGTGAGCCCCTCCAGGCGCCGGGCGATGTCCACCATTTCGCGCACCTGGGGATCGGCCTCGTAGCTCTCCTTGAATTGGGGCGAGACGCTGAGGGCCGTCTCGAGGGTGGCCGAGAGGTCTTCCGGGACGAGCTTGGCGATCCGGTCCACCTTGTCCAGGGGCACGCCCAGCGCGCGGCCCGAGTCCCGGAGCGCCAGGCGGGCCTTCATCTCCCCGAAGGTGATGATCTGGGCCACGTTGTCCCGGCCGTACTTTTCGGTGACGTACGTGATCACGTCGGCCCGCCCGCGCATACAGAAATCGATGTCGATGTCGGGCATGGTGACCCGCTCTGGGTTGAGGAAACGCTCGAAGAGCAGGCCGTACTTGAGGGGGTCCAGGTCCGTGATGCCCATGCAGTACGAGACGAAGGAGCCGGCGGCGCTGCCCCGGCCCGGCCCCACCGGGACGCCGCGTTCCCGGGCGTACCGGATGAAGTCCCAGACCACAAGGAAATAGCCCGCGAGGTCCATCTTCTTGATGAGCCCGAGCTCCTGGTCGAAGCGCTTCTCGTACTCCTCCGGCGCCAGGGCTCCCCTCTGCTTCAACAGCCCTTGCTCCTTGCGCCTGGCGAAGCCGGACCTCGCCACCTTCTCGAAGTAGGAAGACAGGGTCTCCCCTTCGGGCACCTGGAACTTCGGGTAGTGCTTGGACTCGGTGTCGAAGGCGAAGTGGCACCGCTGGGCCACCTTGACCGTGTTCTCCAGGGCCTCGGGCCAGTCCCCGAAGCGGTCCCACATCTCCCGGGGGCTCTTGAGGTAGTGCTCGGTCGTATAGGCCATCTTGCCCGACTTGGAGCGCTCCTCCCGGGTGGTTTTCGTCTGGATGCACAGGAGGATGTCGTGGGCCCCGAAGTCCTCCTTCCTCAGGAAGTGGACGTCGTTGGTGGCCACCAGGGGGATTCCCGTCTCCCGGTGGATGTCCAGGATCTTGGCGTTCACCGCCGCCTGCTCGGGAAGGCCGTGGTCCTGGATCTCCAGGAAGAAATTCTCCGGGCCGAAGATTTCCCGGAATTCCAGCGCCGACTGGAGCGCCTCCTCGTCTTT is drawn from Acidobacteriota bacterium and contains these coding sequences:
- the dnaE gene encoding DNA polymerase III subunit alpha — translated: MTERPFVHLHLHTQYSLLDGACRLDEALAQAATHGSPAMAITDHGNLFGAVKFFKRALKAGVRPVIGCEAYVAPHSRFDEDPAGPDGKRPYSHLILLCENQTGYHNLCKLSTAAFLEGFQYKPRMDKDLLRRHHEGLIATSACLGGEIPQKLRRGKDEEALQSALEFREIFGPENFFLEIQDHGLPEQAAVNAKILDIHRETGIPLVATNDVHFLRKEDFGAHDILLCIQTKTTREERSKSGKMAYTTEHYLKSPREMWDRFGDWPEALENTVKVAQRCHFAFDTESKHYPKFQVPEGETLSSYFEKVARSGFARRKEQGLLKQRGALAPEEYEKRFDQELGLIKKMDLAGYFLVVWDFIRYARERGVPVGPGRGSAAGSFVSYCMGITDLDPLKYGLLFERFLNPERVTMPDIDIDFCMRGRADVITYVTEKYGRDNVAQIITFGEMKARLALRDSGRALGVPLDKVDRIAKLVPEDLSATLETALSVSPQFKESYEADPQVREMVDIARRLEGLTRHASTHAAGVVIAPRPITEFLPLHKTAGGKEDITTQYSKDEIESLGLLKMDFLGLRTLTVLYDTLELIRLSGGEPPDLAAIPLDDPKTLELFGRGDTDGVFQFESGGMKDILRRLGPRRFEDLIVLNALYRPGPLDAGMINTYISRAKGREAVEYPVKEVKEILDETLGVIVYQEQVMLIAHRLAGFTLGQADTLRKAMSKKDAAAMQVQRKLFLEGCAKRGVDEGRAGELFDHMETFGRYGFNKSHSAAYALVAFQTAYLKAHFPTHFMAATLSAWAEHTDEVMKYMNSCREMGIPLLPPDVNRSQVGFSIEEGAIRYGLSAIKNVGLNSVEAILEARRRVGPFPDLFRFCREVDRFHANRRVLENLVQSGAMDCFGVPRWDLLASLDAAMASAVRYQEDRLRGQAGLFGGEDSPEPEAYTRGTPWSDAEKFAREKESLGFYLSGHPLVEKQEMLRRFASHHIVELADAPPDSEITVGGVVGQWSQKKSKKGEMFGLLVLEDLEARVDVLLFNECFKRYQGSIEKDAAVLVVGRIQRDQDGKPKVWANAVVPMDRAQEELEPKATGVLVCLPAALCEDEDWLLDFEERLRRHRGALPVYVDVEEESSVTRVLLGGQLRVRGGAGFIEDLEGLVGRGRVKHLFRTLTRGEGKRRPNP